The Pocillopora verrucosa isolate sample1 chromosome 14, ASM3666991v2, whole genome shotgun sequence genome has a segment encoding these proteins:
- the LOC136277972 gene encoding uncharacterized protein, producing MDSPFSLVLLAIVLLRKSTEGCSPNCTTDENDRIEISEQRGELSSPGYPESFMDDIQCTWYISVKKRHSINLEFEFFDLGDSPPCLANQEVPYLEVRDGVHRDSKRLGLFCGHATPEKISTTSNEMWVRFKANPYRSVKFKAKYIAVKDSPPLILVITGVSTMLGLMMILLILTLYLKRKQRNSDEENTLTPGCENQENEQNCTGGTASSSGEHIDLQFSPVMENSDTRKESLSEQELLTSQWTSCDRNERKQSQSHGTFSRENLTPVAE from the exons ATGGATTCTCCTTTCTCTCTTGTTCTCCTGGCGATTGTTTTAC TGAGGAAGAGTACTGAAGGCTGCTCGCCGAACTGCACAACGGACGAGAATGATAGAATTGAGATCAGTGAACAGAGAGGTGAGCTTTCGAGCCCAGGATATCCTGAATCCTTCATGGATGACATCCAATGCACTTGGTACATTTCCGTCAAGAAGAGACACTCTATCAATCTCGAATTTGAGTTCTTTGATCTGGGAGATTCCCCTCCGTGTTTAGCCAATCAGGAGGTTCCTTATTTAGAGGTGCGTGACGGAGTCCACCGTGACAGTAAGCGGCTCGGTTTGTTCTGTGGCCACGCAACACCTGAGAAGATCTCTACCACTAGTAACGAAATGTGGGTGAGATTTAAGGCAAACCCGTACAGATCTGTGAAGTTCAAAGCGAAATATATAGCTGTTAAAG ACTCTCCTCCTTTGATACTGGTCATCACAGGTGTGTCAACTATGCTTGGTTTGATGATGATTTTGTTAATATTAACTCTTTACCttaaacgaaaacaaagaaattcgGACGAAGAAAATACTTTGACACCTGGctgtgaaaaccaagaaaacgAGCAGAACTGCACAGGTGGCACGGCTTCCTCATCCGGGGAACACATAGACCTTCAGTTCTCTCCTGTAATGGAGAATTCAGACACACGTAAGGAGTCATTATCAGAGCAGGAATTGCTCACATCGCAATGGACGTCGTGCGACAGAAATGAGAGGAAACAATCGCAGTCACATGGCACTTTTTCGCGGGAAAATCTCACGCCTGTTGCGGAGTAA